The Austwickia sp. genome includes a region encoding these proteins:
- a CDS encoding DUF4307 domain-containing protein gives MRIPRPAPGRAKIWLLATVTFITATVIAVWWGLSATLTKPTWQSVTWEIRDDRAAVATYTVNKPKDMTVLCVVEALGMDHALVGSREVTLGAADQRELTYQTEVRTTARAVSAKLRNCREIAPS, from the coding sequence GTGCGCATCCCCCGCCCCGCCCCCGGCCGAGCCAAGATCTGGCTCCTGGCCACCGTCACGTTCATCACGGCCACGGTGATCGCCGTCTGGTGGGGCCTGTCAGCCACCCTCACCAAGCCCACCTGGCAGTCGGTGACGTGGGAGATCCGGGACGACCGGGCCGCGGTGGCGACCTACACGGTGAACAAGCCCAAGGACATGACCGTCCTGTGTGTCGTGGAGGCGCTGGGCATGGACCACGCCCTCGTGGGGTCTCGCGAGGTGACGCTCGGCGCCGCCGACCAGCGCGAGTTGACATATCAGACCGAGGTCCGCACGACTGCCCGGGCCGTCTCGGCGAAGCTGCGCAACTGCCGAGAGATCGCCCCCTCCTGA
- a CDS encoding exopolyphosphatase, giving the protein MRVAAIDCGTNSLRLLISEADASGAGGGGGAGDVGAGDSAPGSTSSAVATPTDVVRRTEIVRLGQGVDATGLIAPEAMERALLVIDSYAQECDRHAVEAVRFVATSASRDARNADQFAAGVRAAFAPYAWGRDVRPEVISGQEEAALSFAGATAAVRAAGHAAPYLVVDLGGGSTEFVRGGDAPQAAISVDVGSVRLTERLLGSDPPSTADVAAVAGATDAALDEVARTVDLAEIATLVGVAGTVTTLTALALDLPSYADWDVHLATFPPEAVLASCAELVAMTRAQRAALPVMVPGRADVIAAGAIVWSRVVARVAESSPGLAVVTCVHDILDGIVADLLRASSGGATARGDRS; this is encoded by the coding sequence GTGCGGGTAGCGGCCATCGACTGCGGCACCAACTCGCTGCGCCTGCTCATCAGCGAGGCCGACGCGTCGGGGGCCGGGGGAGGCGGGGGCGCCGGGGACGTCGGTGCGGGCGACTCCGCGCCCGGCTCGACGTCGAGTGCCGTGGCGACACCGACCGACGTGGTGCGCCGCACCGAGATCGTGCGGCTCGGCCAGGGCGTGGACGCCACGGGGCTGATCGCGCCAGAGGCGATGGAGCGCGCGCTGCTGGTGATCGACTCCTACGCGCAGGAGTGCGACCGGCACGCGGTCGAGGCGGTGCGGTTCGTGGCCACCTCAGCGTCTCGGGACGCGAGGAACGCGGACCAGTTCGCCGCCGGGGTGCGGGCCGCGTTCGCGCCGTACGCCTGGGGCCGCGACGTCCGCCCCGAGGTCATCTCGGGGCAGGAGGAGGCGGCGCTGTCGTTCGCGGGGGCGACGGCGGCGGTCCGAGCCGCCGGCCACGCGGCGCCGTACCTCGTCGTCGACCTCGGCGGCGGCTCAACGGAATTCGTCCGTGGCGGCGACGCGCCGCAGGCGGCGATCTCGGTCGACGTGGGGTCGGTGCGGCTCACCGAGCGGCTGCTGGGTTCCGACCCGCCCTCGACCGCCGACGTCGCGGCCGTGGCGGGAGCGACGGATGCGGCGCTGGACGAGGTGGCCCGGACCGTGGACCTGGCGGAGATCGCGACCCTCGTCGGAGTGGCAGGCACGGTGACCACCCTGACGGCGCTGGCCCTGGACCTGCCGAGCTACGCGGACTGGGACGTCCACCTGGCGACCTTCCCTCCCGAGGCCGTGCTCGCCTCATGCGCCGAGCTCGTCGCCATGACCCGCGCCCAACGCGCGGCGCTGCCGGTGATGGTGCCCGGCCGGGCGGACGTCATCGCCGCCGGGGCGATCGTGTGGTCGCGCGTCGTCGCGCGGGTGGCGGAGTCCTCGCCGGGGTTGGCCGTGGTCACGTGCGTGCACGACATCCTCGACGGCATCGTCGCGGACCTGCTCCGCGCGTCCTCCGGCGGCGCAACGGCACGCGGCGACCGTTCGTGA
- a CDS encoding uracil-DNA glycosylase produces the protein MAPKAQVTNGREWPHPVTGVNFGSPVPPGSGWPGDPASAATPVCRTAGEVAARAATAAGLAELDALVSVCAACPRLVAWREEVAVTKRAAFADQPYWGRPVPSYGDPAPRLLVVGLAPAAHGGNRTGRMFTGDRSGDWLYAALHRAGLAVRPTSVAAGDGLRLVGAQITAPVHCAPPANKPTTAEKATCAPWLDRELALVGPTLEGMLALGKIGWDATLHAVLRAGWATPRPAVPFTHGSLSPLTTPDGRSVRLVGSYHVSQQNTFTGKLTQPMLDAAIAAALA, from the coding sequence ATGGCACCCAAGGCGCAGGTCACGAACGGTCGGGAGTGGCCGCACCCGGTGACGGGGGTGAACTTCGGTTCGCCGGTGCCGCCGGGCAGCGGGTGGCCGGGGGACCCGGCGTCGGCGGCGACCCCGGTGTGTCGCACGGCGGGCGAGGTGGCGGCGCGGGCAGCGACGGCGGCCGGCCTCGCCGAGCTGGACGCGCTGGTCTCGGTGTGCGCGGCCTGCCCGCGGCTGGTGGCCTGGCGAGAGGAGGTCGCGGTCACGAAGCGGGCGGCCTTCGCGGACCAGCCCTATTGGGGCCGGCCCGTCCCCTCGTACGGCGACCCGGCCCCGCGCCTGCTCGTGGTCGGGCTCGCCCCCGCGGCCCACGGCGGGAACCGGACGGGGCGCATGTTCACCGGCGATCGCAGCGGCGACTGGCTCTACGCGGCGCTGCACCGGGCCGGGCTCGCCGTCCGGCCCACCAGCGTCGCAGCCGGCGACGGGTTGCGCCTGGTCGGGGCGCAAATCACCGCCCCCGTGCACTGCGCCCCGCCCGCCAACAAGCCGACCACGGCCGAGAAGGCCACCTGCGCGCCGTGGCTGGATCGCGAGTTGGCCCTGGTCGGGCCGACGCTGGAGGGGATGCTCGCGCTGGGCAAGATCGGGTGGGATGCGACGCTGCACGCCGTACTCCGAGCGGGGTGGGCGACCCCGCGCCCCGCCGTACCGTTCACGCACGGCTCCCTCTCGCCGCTGACCACCCCGGACGGGCGCTCGGTGCGCCTCGTCGGCAGCTACCACGTGAGCCAGCAGAACACGTTCACGGGCAAGCTCACCCAGCCCATGCTCGACGCGGCGATCGCGGCGGCGCTGGCCTGA
- a CDS encoding SGNH/GDSL hydrolase family protein, with protein sequence MGRARRARKIAAAAAYGGGLGFAGVGAAGLVGYWTIKAEARHARRRIGKPFETFPEASDLYGVGVGDPIDLIVLGDSLAAGVGAESRYETIGGILAVGVAALAGRPLRLTNVAVSGAEASWLDAQVTRALTAVPAPHCAVISVGGNDVTHRIDRAISVRHLEHAVRRLREAHCEVVVGTCPDLGTIEPLAQPLRLLVRHWARDMAAAQTVAVVEAGGRTVSLGDLLGPHFAAMPEEMFSADRFHPSPAGYARAAAALLPSVALALDLWPLDPDDASPDRLRGEGLASIADAATRAVRMPGSEVSGADVAGRERGPSGRWAMVRRWGRRAATPDGGDPDEVDDD encoded by the coding sequence ATGGGACGCGCCCGACGAGCGCGCAAGATCGCAGCCGCCGCCGCGTACGGTGGCGGCCTCGGCTTCGCCGGCGTCGGCGCGGCGGGTCTGGTCGGCTACTGGACGATCAAGGCGGAGGCACGCCACGCCCGTCGCCGGATCGGCAAGCCGTTCGAGACGTTCCCGGAGGCGAGCGACCTGTACGGCGTCGGCGTCGGCGATCCCATCGACCTGATCGTGCTTGGGGACAGCCTGGCGGCGGGGGTGGGGGCCGAGAGCCGGTACGAGACCATCGGCGGCATCCTCGCCGTCGGCGTGGCCGCCCTCGCCGGTCGCCCCTTGCGGCTGACGAATGTCGCGGTCAGCGGCGCCGAGGCGAGCTGGCTCGACGCGCAGGTCACCCGGGCGTTGACCGCCGTGCCGGCGCCGCACTGCGCGGTCATCTCCGTCGGCGGCAACGACGTCACGCATCGCATCGACCGGGCGATCTCGGTGCGGCACCTGGAACACGCCGTACGGCGGCTGCGCGAGGCGCACTGCGAGGTGGTGGTGGGGACCTGCCCGGACCTGGGCACCATCGAGCCGCTGGCCCAGCCGCTGCGGTTGCTGGTGCGGCACTGGGCGCGCGACATGGCCGCCGCACAGACGGTGGCCGTCGTCGAGGCGGGCGGACGGACGGTGTCGCTGGGCGACCTGCTCGGGCCGCACTTCGCCGCGATGCCCGAGGAGATGTTCAGCGCGGACCGGTTCCACCCCTCGCCGGCGGGCTATGCCCGGGCCGCAGCGGCGCTGTTGCCCTCGGTGGCCCTGGCCCTCGACCTGTGGCCGCTGGATCCCGACGACGCCAGCCCGGACCGGCTGCGCGGAGAGGGGCTCGCCAGCATCGCGGACGCGGCCACCCGCGCCGTACGCATGCCCGGCAGCGAGGTGAGCGGCGCGGACGTGGCGGGCCGCGAACGCGGGCCGAGCGGGCGGTGGGCGATGGTGCGCCGGTGGGGCCGCCGCGCCGCGACCCCCGACGGGGGCGATCCCGACGAGGTCGATGACGACTGA
- the msrA gene encoding peptide-methionine (S)-S-oxide reductase MsrA produces MFDERVKTTMVDPRGAITGRPAPLPGIPERNIVLETSMHEFPDGTEVLYVAFGCFWGAERIMWRLPGVVSTAAGYMGGYTPNPTYTEVCTGCTGHTETVLVAYDPAAISPELLLKTFWENHDPTQGMRQGNDVGTQYRSAIYWTTPAQEAAARATYDAFGAVLRDAGVPRPITTELLPAGGDRRTDEKVAGPFYFAEDYHQQYLEKNPNGYCMHGPNGLTCPVGLTSADGVPAQLDVAPPS; encoded by the coding sequence ATGTTCGACGAGCGTGTCAAGACGACGATGGTGGACCCGCGCGGCGCGATCACCGGCCGGCCAGCGCCGCTGCCCGGGATCCCGGAGCGCAACATCGTCCTGGAGACGTCGATGCACGAGTTCCCGGACGGCACGGAGGTGCTGTACGTCGCGTTCGGCTGCTTCTGGGGCGCCGAGCGGATCATGTGGCGCCTGCCCGGGGTGGTGTCGACGGCGGCCGGCTACATGGGCGGCTACACTCCGAACCCGACGTACACCGAGGTCTGCACCGGCTGCACGGGGCACACCGAGACGGTGCTGGTGGCCTACGATCCGGCCGCCATCTCCCCGGAGCTGCTGCTCAAGACGTTCTGGGAGAACCACGACCCCACCCAGGGGATGCGGCAGGGCAACGACGTGGGCACCCAGTACCGGTCCGCGATCTACTGGACCACGCCCGCTCAGGAGGCGGCGGCGCGCGCGACGTACGACGCGTTCGGTGCCGTCCTGCGCGACGCGGGCGTCCCGCGGCCGATCACGACGGAGCTGCTGCCCGCGGGCGGTGACCGGCGCACGGACGAAAAGGTGGCCGGTCCGTTCTACTTCGCGGAGGACTACCACCAGCAGTACCTGGAGAAGAACCCGAACGGCTACTGCATGCATGGTCCGAACGGGCTTACCTGCCCCGTCGGGTTGACCAGCGCGGACGGCGTGCCGGCGCAGCTGGACGTGGCGCCGCCGAGCTAA
- a CDS encoding Bax inhibitor-1/YccA family protein — protein sequence MSNPVFNRIDKEAKEGQYAGFGPGQASFPQGYGQGQQGYGRHGQPQDHMPQGQGYGQQPQGYGQQMPYQPPQYGQMSNDQLNQMYQQPSAGPVQMGRVTLDDVLMKTMMLFGILLATTAFSWVTMGSNRALGSTLWMVGMFGGLGVGLAIAFMKKISPPLIIAYAALEGLFVGAISRVFEGQYRGIVATAVVATLCVFVAMFVGWKAGYIKVTARARRIVGMAMVGYLIFGLISLAVAMLGGGNGWGLFPFGTPLGIGISLFVVGLAAYTLAMDFDSIDQAIRTGAPEKYSWLLAHGLIVSVVWLYLEVLRLIAQFRE from the coding sequence ATGAGCAACCCCGTCTTCAACCGGATCGACAAAGAGGCGAAGGAAGGCCAGTACGCCGGCTTCGGCCCCGGTCAGGCGTCGTTCCCGCAGGGGTACGGCCAGGGCCAGCAGGGCTACGGTCGACACGGCCAGCCCCAGGACCACATGCCGCAAGGCCAGGGCTACGGCCAGCAGCCGCAGGGCTACGGCCAGCAGATGCCCTACCAGCCGCCGCAGTACGGCCAGATGAGCAACGACCAGCTCAACCAGATGTACCAGCAGCCGTCGGCCGGCCCGGTCCAGATGGGCCGCGTCACGCTCGACGACGTGCTGATGAAGACGATGATGCTGTTCGGCATTCTGCTCGCCACCACGGCTTTCAGTTGGGTGACCATGGGCAGCAACCGGGCTCTCGGCTCCACGCTGTGGATGGTCGGCATGTTCGGTGGCCTGGGCGTGGGCCTGGCCATCGCGTTCATGAAGAAGATCAGCCCGCCCCTGATCATCGCCTACGCCGCCTTGGAGGGCCTGTTCGTCGGCGCGATCAGTCGAGTCTTCGAAGGTCAATACCGCGGCATCGTCGCGACTGCCGTCGTCGCCACGCTGTGCGTGTTTGTCGCCATGTTCGTGGGTTGGAAGGCCGGCTACATCAAGGTCACCGCGCGTGCGCGCCGGATCGTCGGAATGGCCATGGTCGGCTACCTGATCTTCGGCCTGATCAGCCTTGCTGTGGCGATGCTCGGTGGAGGCAATGGGTGGGGGCTGTTCCCGTTCGGCACCCCGCTGGGCATCGGCATCTCGCTGTTCGTCGTCGGCTTGGCCGCCTACACCCTCGCCATGGACTTCGACTCGATCGACCAGGCCATCCGTACCGGCGCCCCCGAGAAGTACTCCTGGCTGCTCGCCCACGGCCTCATCGTTTCGGTCGTGTGGCTGTACCTGGAGGTCCTGCGCCTCATCGCTCAGTTCCGCGAGTGA
- a CDS encoding isoprenyl transferase encodes MGLGDLIYGAYARRLAAGLRPDRVPRHVGVMLDGNRRWAREKGAGTAEGHQAGADNIVPFLGWSEEAGVEVVTLWLLSTDNLRRGEEELAPLLRIIENVVAELAESRRWRVNIVGARRLLPADTAKRLADCAATTADVEGLVVNIAVGYGGRHEIADAVRSLLREADAEGRTLAEVADTLDPSDIAEHLYTKGQPDPDLVIRTSGEQRIGGFLLWQSTHSEFYFCEAYWPDFRRVDYLRALRSFADRERRFGT; translated from the coding sequence GTGGGCCTGGGTGACCTCATCTATGGGGCGTACGCGCGGCGCCTCGCGGCGGGCCTACGCCCCGACCGGGTGCCCCGTCACGTCGGGGTCATGCTCGACGGCAATCGGCGCTGGGCGCGGGAGAAGGGTGCCGGCACGGCCGAGGGCCACCAGGCCGGCGCCGACAACATCGTCCCGTTCCTGGGGTGGAGCGAGGAGGCCGGCGTCGAGGTGGTCACGCTGTGGCTGCTCTCGACCGACAACCTGCGGCGCGGCGAGGAGGAGCTGGCTCCCCTGCTGCGGATCATCGAGAACGTCGTCGCGGAGCTCGCCGAGTCCAGACGCTGGCGGGTGAACATCGTCGGGGCCCGGCGCCTGTTGCCCGCGGACACGGCGAAGCGACTGGCGGACTGCGCCGCGACCACGGCCGACGTGGAGGGCCTCGTCGTCAACATCGCGGTCGGCTACGGCGGTCGGCACGAGATCGCGGACGCCGTACGGTCCCTGCTCCGCGAGGCGGACGCCGAGGGCCGCACGCTCGCGGAGGTCGCGGACACCCTCGACCCCAGCGACATCGCCGAGCATCTCTACACCAAAGGACAGCCCGACCCGGATCTGGTGATCCGTACGTCGGGCGAGCAGCGGATCGGGGGATTCCTGCTGTGGCAGAGCACCCACAGCGAGTTCTACTTCTGCGAGGCGTACTGGCCGGACTTCCGGCGAGTCGACTACCTTCGCGCCCTGCGGTCGTTCGCCGACCGGGAACGTCGCTTCGGCACATGA
- the greA gene encoding transcription elongation factor GreA: protein MSETTTPQASYLTQEAYDRLKSELDHLSGDGRTEISRRIEAAREEGDLRENGGYHAAKEEQGKMEARIRQLQQLLETAIVGETPPDDGIVEPGMIVTVEMFGDEEKFLLGSREISEDGLDVYSEKSPLGEAIMGKKAGESATYTAPNGKEITVKILAAKPYGG from the coding sequence GTGTCAGAAACGACGACGCCACAGGCGAGCTACCTGACCCAAGAGGCCTACGACCGCCTCAAGTCCGAGCTCGACCACCTGAGCGGCGATGGCCGCACCGAGATCTCCAGGCGGATCGAAGCCGCTCGCGAAGAGGGCGATCTGCGCGAGAACGGTGGCTACCACGCCGCCAAGGAGGAGCAGGGCAAGATGGAGGCCCGCATCCGCCAGCTGCAGCAGCTCCTGGAGACCGCGATCGTCGGCGAGACGCCTCCCGACGACGGCATCGTCGAGCCCGGCATGATCGTCACCGTCGAGATGTTCGGCGACGAGGAGAAGTTCCTGCTCGGCAGCCGCGAGATCTCCGAGGACGGGCTGGACGTGTACTCCGAGAAGTCCCCCCTCGGCGAAGCCATCATGGGCAAGAAGGCCGGCGAGTCGGCGACCTACACGGCGCCCAACGGCAAGGAGATCACCGTCAAGATCCTGGCGGCCAAGCCCTACGGCGGCTGA
- the mca gene encoding mycothiol conjugate amidase Mca — MAVHAHPDDESSKGAATSAKYVAAGARVMVVSCTGGERGDVLNPRLKNDADLLRDLPEFRRHEMAKAQAVLGVEHTWLGFVDSGLPEGDPLPPLPHGCFALEPVSVTAEALVRVIREFRPHVLTTYDERGGYPHPDHVMTHIVSVAAFRAAGDASAYPHAGAPWQPLKLYYNQTIAHDRMLALHAALQEAKLPSPYQEWIERRSAMPQRRVTTRVPCADHFDQRNAALLAHATQIDPDGWWFAAPLEIEKRVWPHEDFEAAISYVPLAEGEDDLFAGLGDPPAADELSRRVMVEDVRPVYDVVKETV, encoded by the coding sequence ATGGCGGTGCACGCGCACCCCGACGACGAGTCCAGCAAGGGCGCGGCGACCTCCGCGAAATACGTCGCCGCCGGTGCCCGTGTCATGGTCGTCTCCTGCACCGGGGGCGAACGCGGCGACGTCCTGAACCCCCGGCTGAAGAACGACGCCGATCTGCTGCGCGACCTGCCGGAGTTCCGGCGCCACGAGATGGCAAAGGCGCAGGCGGTGCTGGGGGTCGAGCACACCTGGCTCGGGTTCGTGGATTCGGGCTTGCCGGAGGGCGACCCGCTGCCGCCGCTGCCGCATGGCTGCTTCGCGTTGGAGCCCGTGAGTGTCACCGCGGAGGCGCTGGTCCGGGTGATTCGAGAGTTCCGTCCGCACGTCCTCACGACGTACGACGAGCGGGGCGGCTACCCGCACCCGGACCACGTGATGACCCACATCGTGAGTGTGGCCGCGTTCCGCGCAGCGGGCGACGCGAGCGCCTACCCGCACGCGGGAGCCCCCTGGCAGCCCCTCAAGCTCTACTACAACCAGACCATCGCGCACGATCGGATGCTCGCGCTGCACGCAGCGCTGCAAGAGGCGAAGCTGCCCTCGCCGTACCAGGAATGGATCGAGCGACGCAGCGCCATGCCGCAGCGGCGGGTGACCACCCGGGTGCCCTGTGCGGACCACTTCGATCAGCGCAACGCCGCGCTGCTCGCGCACGCCACCCAGATCGATCCGGACGGGTGGTGGTTCGCCGCCCCGCTGGAGATCGAGAAGCGGGTCTGGCCGCACGAGGACTTCGAAGCCGCGATCAGCTATGTGCCCCTCGCCGAGGGGGAGGACGACCTGTTCGCCGGTCTGGGTGACCCGCCCGCCGCCGACGAGCTGTCCCGCCGTGTCATGGTGGAGGACGTCCGCCCCGTGTACGACGTCGTGAAGGAGACAGTATGA
- a CDS encoding DUF501 domain-containing protein, which yields MSQAPDPPYPPATPADLAATTAQLGREVRGVAGVAHRCACGLPDVLATAPRLPDGTPFPTTFYATCPRLTGAISTLETTGVMREMTERLGADAELAARYAAAHEDYLRRRHALGEVPEIAGVSAGGMPSRVKCLHVLVGHALAAGPGVNPLGDEALALLPDWAAAGPCVTVPAAAGGSSPVGDGGATSGGEPEGTSCG from the coding sequence GTGAGCCAGGCCCCCGACCCGCCGTACCCGCCCGCCACTCCCGCCGATCTCGCCGCGACCACGGCACAGCTCGGTCGCGAGGTCCGGGGCGTCGCGGGCGTCGCGCACCGCTGCGCCTGCGGGCTGCCGGACGTGCTGGCCACGGCCCCGCGACTGCCCGACGGCACCCCGTTTCCCACGACGTTCTACGCGACCTGCCCGCGGCTGACCGGCGCGATCTCGACGCTGGAGACCACCGGGGTGATGCGCGAGATGACCGAGCGGCTCGGCGCGGACGCCGAGCTGGCGGCCCGGTACGCCGCCGCCCACGAGGACTACCTGCGGCGGCGCCACGCGCTCGGCGAGGTGCCCGAGATCGCCGGGGTCTCCGCCGGGGGGATGCCGAGCCGGGTCAAGTGCCTGCACGTGCTGGTCGGGCACGCCCTGGCGGCGGGTCCCGGGGTCAATCCCCTGGGGGACGAGGCGCTGGCGCTGCTGCCCGATTGGGCTGCGGCCGGGCCGTGCGTGACCGTGCCGGCGGCGGCCGGGGGATCGTCGCCGGTGGGGGACGGCGGGGCTACGTCGGGTGGGGAGCCGGAGGGTACGTCGTGCGGGTAG